In Triticum aestivum cultivar Chinese Spring chromosome 5B, IWGSC CS RefSeq v2.1, whole genome shotgun sequence, the following proteins share a genomic window:
- the LOC123112465 gene encoding uncharacterized protein — translation MGLMALNRLISRQREQKQKRNRGRIEANNGWLASSLAKRNRSPCQQDVNSHGGKKVRYPGPDLPEDIWRHIHFLLPMQDAARAACISQSFRSSWKCYPNLTFTNETMCSKEDLCKRTTGSNVIRDYNNKIDHVLRNHSGAGVKKLRLEYYVIPHDAEPYHHLTSWLQIAVTPGIEQLHLTLSPRDATFNFPCMLLSEICHGSIQYLHLANLDLHPTFQLGLRTLKTLHLYNVHITGDELGCLLSHSFALAHLRLQYCHDIIRLEIPCLLQRLRFLEVLECSLEVLEINAPNISRFRLMDFNVQLSFGKSRKMKNLMLNNSCGISYAIDNLPSCAPKVETLTIHSSYEVINAPVASSKFRHLKILIIYLLGLHSHRDYDYLSLVSLFDASPLLEKFVLFVSPVQSKYDWFEGDLSSLRQMSEHRHHNLKNVKISGFCPQKSMVELARHILENATSLECLTLDTTPISYRCSGDILDRKCPPLETAYIRDAYKSILAVRTYIEGKVNSTVKLNLLGPCSRCYAL, via the exons ATGGGGCTGATGGCGCTGAATCGGCTCATCTCCAGGCAGCGGGAGCAGAAGCAGAAGCGAAATCGTGGCCGTATTGAAGCCAATA ATGGATGGCTTGCTTCATCATTAGCTAAAAGAAACAGATCGCCCTGCCAACAGGATGTTAATTCTCATGGTGGCAAAAAAGTAAGATATCCAGGACCAGATCTTCCAGAG GACATCTGGCGTCATATACATTTCCTACTGCCAATGCAAGATGCTGCCCGTGCTGCCTGTATCTCTCAGTCCTTTCGAAGCTCCTGGAAATGCTATCCCAATCTTACCTTCACTAATGAAACAATGTGCTCCAAAGAAGATTTGTGTAAGAGAACAACAGGCTCAAATGTTATAAGAGACTACAACAACAAAATTGACCATGTTTTAAGAAACCACTCAGGAGCTGGTGTGAAGAAATTGAGGCTTGAATACTATGTTATTCCTCATGATGCAGAACCGTATCATCATCTCACCAGTTGGCTCCAGATTGCGGTTACACCAGGGATTGAACAACTCCACCTTACACTATCCCCGAGGGATGCAACTTTTAACTTTCCATGCATGCTTCTCTCTGAGATATGTCATGGCTCTATTCAGTATCTTCACCTTGCCAATTTGGACTTACATCCCACATTTCAACTTGGTTTGAGAACCCTGAAAACGCTGCACCTGTATAATGTGCATATTACGGGGGATGAGTTAGGGTGCCTTCTATCCCATTCCTTTGCTTTGGCACACTTGAGACTTCAATATTGTCATGACATCATTCGCCTGGAGATACCTTGTCTGCTGCAGCGGCTCAGGTTCCTGGAGGTGCTTGAATGTAGCCTTGAGGTGTTAGAGATCAATGCTCCAAATATCTCCAGATTCCGCTTAATGGATTTTAATGTGCAACTCTCGTTTGGAAAGTCACGGAAGATGAAGAATCTGATGTTGAACAATAGCTGTGGCATCAGTTATGCTATTGACAACCTTCCTTCCTGTGCGCCAAAAGTTGAGACTCTTACCATACATTCTAGTTATGAG GTAATTAATGCACCAGTGGCATCTAGCAAATTTCGCCACCTCAAGATCTTGATTATTTATCTATTGGGACTCCATTCTCATCGGGACTATGATTATTTATCCTTAGTTTCTCTTTTTGATGCTTCTCCTTTGTTGGAGAAGTTTGTCTTGTTT GTATCACCTGTGCAGTCCAAGTATGACTGGTTTGAGGGAGATCTCTCATCTCTGAGACAAATGTCAGAACACCGCCATCACAACCTCAAAAATGTGAAGATCAGTGGTTTCTGCCCCCAAAAAAGCATGGTTGAGCTAGCACGTCATATTCTTGAGAATGCAACATCACTTGAGTGCCTTACATTGGACACCACTCCTATTAGCTACCGGTGTTCTGGTGATATATTGGACAGGAAATGCCCTCCACTGGAAACTGCATATATAAGGGATGCATATAAATCAATCTTGGCTGTGAGAACATACATTGAAGGGAAAGTTAACTCCACAGTCAAGTTAAACTTACTAGGGCCTTGCAGCCGGTGTTATGCTTTGTGA